The genomic DNA GGTGGTTTTTTTTCAACCTCTTATCGCGCTTCAATCTCCTGCTGTCGCTGTATACCCAGTTTCAGGCCGGGGCGGCCGACCAGCTCAATCTCAACGATTTTGTGATCGCGCCGCTGATGAACAACCTGTCGATCATCCTGGTCATCCTGGTTCCCATGATCACCATGCGGACCTTTGCCGAGGAAAAAAAGGGCGGCACCTACGAGCTGCTGTTGACTTCCCCGTTACGGACGGGGGAGATCGTGCTGGGCAAATTTCTGGCCTCGTTTGTGTTCATCTGCATCATGATCGGTCTGACGGCCATCTATCCGATCCTGCTGATCGTGTTTGGCAATCCAGAGGTGGGGGTGATGCTGGCGGGTTATCTCGGGCTGCTGCTGATGGCCACCGCCTTTGTGGCCGTCGGGCTGTTCACCTCCTCGGTGACCGAAAACCAGATTATTGCCGCAGTCAGCGGCCTGGTCGCCATGCTGCTGCTGTACATCATCGGCTGGCCGGCCCAGGGCGCGGGGGACGTGCTCGGGCCGATTCTCAAATACCTGTCCGTCACCGATCACTTTGCCGAGCTGGTCAAGGGCGTCATTGATACCCGCGCGCTGGTCTATTTCGCCAGCCTGATCGGGCTGGCCCTGTTCCTGACCATGCGTTCGGTTGAATCTCTGCGCTGGAGGTAATCTGCATGGAAGAGAAACGTGTGGACCGTCGGATATCAGGAGGACAACGCGTTTCCCTTTTGTCGCGTCTCGGTGGTTTCTATGGGGTGGCGGGGATCACCCTGCTGGTGTTTGCAGGCATTGCGTATTATCTGACCCGGGTTGTCTCGACCTATGTCTTTATCCACGCCCTGCTGGGGCTGCTGGCCGTGATCGTCTACTTTGCCTCGGCCAAAGACAGCCTGGGAACGTTTCTGGGTGAGCGGTCCACTAAATATGGCGTCAACGCGGCCCTGTACTCGCTGATCGCCTTTGGCGTACTGATCGCCCTCAACTACCTCGGAACGCGCTACTATCATCGCTTCGATCTGACCGAAGCCGGAGTCTACAGCCTGTCTCCCCAGTCGCAGCAGGTGGTCGGCAGTCTGGACCAGGAGCTGGAGATCCACGCCTTTGTCCAGGCCGGCGCCGACCCCCAGCTCGAGGATCTGCTGACCAGCTACGGCTACGCCTCGGAGCGGCTGTCGTCCACCGTCGTCGATCCGGATACGCGGCCAGACCTGGCCGAACGGTTTCAGAT from Desulfurellaceae bacterium includes the following:
- a CDS encoding ABC transporter permease subunit is translated as MRNIWTIVGKEIRSYFVSPVAYVVLTGFLLLGGWFFFNLLSRFNLLLSLYTQFQAGAADQLNLNDFVIAPLMNNLSIILVILVPMITMRTFAEEKKGGTYELLLTSPLRTGEIVLGKFLASFVFICIMIGLTAIYPILLIVFGNPEVGVMLAGYLGLLLMATAFVAVGLFTSSVTENQIIAAVSGLVAMLLLYIIGWPAQGAGDVLGPILKYLSVTDHFAELVKGVIDTRALVYFASLIGLALFLTMRSVESLRWR